A window from Pyrococcus yayanosii CH1 encodes these proteins:
- a CDS encoding glycosyltransferase family 2 protein, which produces MGIQSRNKRLDVTIVTVNWNVTDKLQKCIDSVIHTCRNVQYEMFIIDNNSEDADFSEVIRKYSNHSQLIFIRNEKNEGALAINRIQDRIRGRYLLILGPDTILKENTIKNLIKFMDTMPNAGAATGKLLNPDGSPQLYYFRFWDIKMVFYINTIIGHIIDRFLFSYKKRRYYLGHNLDVNSLIEVDQPPGACLILRPEIVLKDGYIIDPQFPYYYNDVDLCKRIWDRGYKIYLVPNAEVIHDHGSSFKKADPEWKTLEFIKSQIRYFRKYHRNKVWLLKLIIILDYALRVFMLSLLYLFGKKYPRAISKRKIKTAFQVIRGVLKW; this is translated from the coding sequence ATGGGGATACAAAGTAGAAATAAGAGATTGGATGTAACAATAGTTACAGTTAATTGGAACGTTACAGATAAGTTGCAAAAATGTATAGATTCAGTTATACATACATGCAGGAATGTTCAATATGAAATGTTTATAATAGATAATAATTCAGAAGATGCTGATTTTAGTGAAGTTATTCGCAAGTATTCTAACCATTCTCAGTTGATATTCATAAGAAATGAAAAAAATGAAGGAGCCCTGGCAATAAATAGGATTCAAGACCGAATACGTGGGCGATACCTGTTAATTCTTGGGCCAGACACAATCTTAAAAGAAAATACTATTAAGAATCTTATTAAGTTCATGGATACTATGCCTAATGCCGGAGCTGCTACTGGAAAATTGCTAAATCCAGATGGTTCTCCCCAGCTGTACTATTTCCGGTTCTGGGATATTAAAATGGTTTTTTATATTAATACAATTATTGGACATATAATTGATCGATTTCTATTCTCATACAAAAAACGCAGATATTATCTAGGTCATAATTTAGATGTGAATTCCTTGATTGAGGTAGATCAGCCCCCAGGAGCATGTCTAATATTAAGACCAGAGATTGTTCTCAAAGATGGATATATCATTGATCCACAGTTTCCTTATTATTATAATGATGTAGATCTCTGTAAAAGAATTTGGGATAGGGGATATAAGATTTATCTAGTTCCAAATGCTGAGGTCATTCATGATCATGGAAGTTCCTTTAAAAAAGCTGACCCTGAATGGAAGACCTTAGAGTTTATAAAAAGTCAAATTAGATATTTTAGAAAATATCACAGGAATAAAGTGTGGTTATTAAAACTAATTATAATATTAGATTATGCCTTAAGGGTGTTTATGCTCTCATTGCTATATCTTTTCGGAAAAAAATATCCACGGGCCATATCAAAAAGGAAAATAAAGACTGCGTTTCAAGTTATTAGGGGGGTCTTAAAATGGTAA
- a CDS encoding alkaline phosphatase family protein, whose translation MVRVVAIGLDGATWDLIKPWAEKGELPTFKRLMENGSWGHLESTIPPVTCPAWVSMLTGKNPGKLGIYYFRQPDWEQFVMKSVKINWSEYLPLWKILNSEGYYTNIINTPTVTPTPDDYKGVYVQCPIMGSNSFDEFVYPDFVRKLLKEMNYERLVPGNPHTLGWDKYLEKVYEVVQKKAELALNLFENTRWHLFFFTIFYTDQIMHYFWHYMDKNHPKHVPSKYKDTILEFFKFVDSIIEKFLNKLDKNDILMLVSDHGHGPMYKEVNYNMYFSQLGLLNFKSNVVRKHKTREIIYKVLGKLYHTPVGIIVDRINLLSVKKAKISNEAERLRSKFDFIDWQNTVAYNPTVNAIFINVKGREKYGTVPRKDYYKIREKIIKKLQELKDPETGKPVIKKVWVKEEIYSGKYFDSMPDILIEPIGETFYINYGFDNLWKFRLFSEPTPLTYSTHTRRGIFLAYGPGIKKGYKIENAKIYDIAPTILHIFGLPIPNDMDGRVLMEIFEEDSEFAKRKPKYVDPSYYEKKQEDEKLKKAIKNLKLKGKL comes from the coding sequence ATGGTAAGAGTAGTCGCAATAGGCCTAGACGGTGCAACTTGGGACTTAATTAAACCTTGGGCCGAAAAAGGAGAGCTACCAACGTTTAAGAGGCTCATGGAAAATGGAAGCTGGGGGCACTTGGAATCTACAATCCCTCCTGTAACGTGTCCTGCGTGGGTTTCTATGTTAACTGGAAAAAATCCTGGAAAACTTGGAATCTACTACTTCAGGCAACCTGATTGGGAACAATTCGTGATGAAATCTGTGAAAATAAACTGGAGCGAGTATTTGCCTCTATGGAAAATCTTAAATTCCGAGGGATATTACACAAATATTATAAATACGCCTACCGTCACTCCAACTCCAGACGATTACAAAGGGGTTTATGTTCAATGTCCTATAATGGGTTCAAATAGCTTTGATGAGTTTGTATATCCTGATTTTGTAAGAAAACTCTTGAAAGAGATGAACTATGAACGATTAGTACCAGGGAACCCCCATACTCTGGGGTGGGATAAATATTTGGAAAAGGTTTATGAGGTCGTTCAAAAGAAAGCTGAACTTGCATTGAATCTTTTCGAAAATACAAGGTGGCATTTATTTTTCTTTACTATATTTTACACAGATCAAATTATGCACTATTTTTGGCATTATATGGACAAAAACCATCCAAAACATGTGCCAAGTAAGTATAAAGATACAATCTTGGAATTTTTTAAGTTCGTGGATTCTATTATTGAAAAATTCTTGAATAAATTGGACAAAAATGACATTTTAATGCTTGTCTCAGATCATGGGCATGGGCCAATGTACAAAGAGGTTAACTACAATATGTATTTTAGTCAGCTCGGATTACTTAACTTCAAATCGAATGTCGTTAGAAAGCATAAAACAAGAGAAATTATCTATAAAGTATTGGGCAAATTGTATCATACACCAGTTGGTATAATTGTTGATAGAATTAATTTGTTGAGTGTCAAGAAAGCCAAAATATCAAACGAAGCTGAAAGATTGAGGTCAAAATTTGACTTTATAGACTGGCAGAATACTGTAGCATACAATCCAACGGTAAATGCTATCTTTATAAATGTCAAAGGGCGTGAAAAGTATGGCACAGTCCCCAGAAAAGATTATTATAAAATTAGAGAAAAAATTATAAAGAAACTCCAAGAGCTGAAAGATCCCGAGACAGGAAAACCAGTTATAAAAAAGGTCTGGGTGAAAGAGGAGATATATTCTGGTAAATATTTCGATAGTATGCCAGATATATTAATTGAACCAATAGGTGAAACATTCTACATAAATTATGGATTTGATAATCTGTGGAAATTTAGGCTATTTTCGGAGCCAACCCCATTAACGTATTCTACGCATACCAGACGGGGCATCTTCCTCGCCTATGGCCCAGGCATCAAAAAAGGCTACAAAATTGAAAACGCAAAAATTTACGACATAGCTCCGACAATCCTTCACATCTTTGGACTACCAATTCCAAATGACATGGACGGAAGAGTTTTAATGGAAATATTCGAAGAGGATTCAGAATTTGCTAAAAGGAAGCCAAAATATGTTGATCCAAGCTACTACGAGAAAAAACAAGAGGATGAAAAGCTTAAAAAGGCAATCAAAAACCTGAAACTAAAAGGCAAGCTCTAA
- the cysC gene encoding adenylyl-sulfate kinase, translating to MKSLEQGFTIWLTGPSGAGKTTLAVRLAKKLREMGYRVEVLDGDTIRKTLYPNLGFSKEAREMHNRIVIHMAKLLTRNGVIAIVSLISPYRAVREFARKEIGRFIEVYVYAPLEVRIQRDPKGLYKKAMRGEIKGLTGYDGVYEEPENPEVVVDSSKMTPEEEAELVIQRARELGYLP from the coding sequence ATGAAGAGCTTGGAGCAGGGATTTACAATCTGGCTCACTGGCCCTAGTGGTGCTGGAAAGACGACTTTAGCGGTGAGGCTCGCCAAGAAGCTTAGGGAGATGGGTTATAGGGTTGAGGTTCTCGACGGGGACACGATAAGGAAAACCCTATACCCAAACTTGGGCTTCTCAAAGGAGGCTAGGGAGATGCACAATAGGATAGTTATACACATGGCCAAGCTTTTGACTAGGAACGGCGTTATAGCCATAGTTTCTCTAATATCCCCCTACAGGGCCGTCAGAGAATTTGCTAGAAAAGAGATAGGCCGCTTCATCGAGGTTTACGTTTATGCACCACTTGAGGTAAGAATTCAGAGGGATCCTAAAGGTTTATACAAGAAGGCCATGCGTGGCGAGATAAAAGGACTGACCGGGTACGACGGCGTGTATGAAGAGCCAGAAAATCCGGAGGTTGTTGTGGACTCCTCGAAGATGACGCCTGAAGAGGAAGCAGAGCTAGTCATTCAGAGGGCTAGGGAGCTCGGCTACCTCCCGTGA
- a CDS encoding flippase, whose amino-acid sequence MSDATQALHKIARGTGIIFAGTVISMFFGFLSRAIIAREFSKAEYGVFNLALTILSIGLVIATLGFQNALPREVAFYREKMPEKVDKLISTALIIVAVNSLAIMLFLIFGSSFIAHVFNEGRLVYALKVVAFALPFSALTGVIISTTQGFGRVREKVYFQNVVYPVLWLIFVLSFAVLNLPFASIFWAYVLAQSLTCLALFLEVFRVRIFEIKPYFDRRIGIELIKFSIPLMLTGIAGFIMTWTDTLMLGYYKGSDVVGLYNAAAPLARLLPVFLSSAAFLYPAMVSPLYVQGKIEEMKRVYQVLTKWVFLLTLPIFSLMFLFPEAVINFFFGAKYVPAASALQILALGFMFHTFLGLNGLSLVVIGESGFILISTLVSATFNIILNVMLIPVYGMEGAAMATAASYFLGNVLSSAKLYKETRIHPFSWNYVKPLVISFVLLGVIKGLNLRVASIWYAVPVLVVFLGVYALLVLLSRSIDKEDVELLLAVEKKLGVDLGIIKRVLRRFV is encoded by the coding sequence ATGAGTGATGCAACTCAGGCCCTACATAAAATCGCAAGGGGCACGGGGATAATATTTGCTGGGACTGTTATTTCGATGTTCTTCGGGTTTTTGAGCAGGGCGATAATTGCGAGGGAGTTCTCGAAGGCTGAGTATGGGGTGTTTAACTTAGCCCTAACAATTCTAAGCATAGGGCTCGTTATTGCCACGCTCGGCTTTCAAAACGCCCTTCCGAGGGAAGTCGCGTTCTACAGGGAGAAGATGCCGGAGAAGGTTGACAAACTTATCTCGACTGCTCTAATTATCGTTGCGGTGAACAGTTTGGCAATTATGCTGTTCTTAATTTTTGGTTCAAGCTTTATTGCTCACGTGTTTAACGAGGGGAGACTGGTTTATGCCCTAAAAGTGGTGGCCTTTGCCCTGCCGTTTTCGGCGTTAACCGGGGTGATAATATCAACCACCCAAGGGTTTGGGAGGGTCAGGGAGAAGGTGTATTTTCAGAACGTGGTTTATCCGGTGTTATGGCTGATATTCGTTTTATCTTTTGCGGTTCTTAATCTACCGTTTGCTTCGATATTCTGGGCTTACGTTCTCGCACAGTCGCTAACATGCTTAGCCCTGTTTCTTGAAGTTTTTAGAGTTAGAATCTTTGAAATAAAGCCCTATTTTGACCGGAGGATTGGCATTGAGCTTATCAAATTTTCGATTCCGCTGATGCTCACCGGCATTGCCGGATTTATAATGACCTGGACGGATACTCTGATGCTCGGATATTATAAAGGCTCCGATGTTGTTGGCCTTTACAACGCCGCAGCGCCTCTGGCAAGGTTGCTTCCGGTGTTCCTAAGCTCCGCAGCATTTTTGTATCCCGCAATGGTCTCCCCGCTCTACGTTCAGGGAAAAATTGAGGAAATGAAGAGGGTCTACCAGGTGCTGACGAAATGGGTGTTTCTCCTAACCCTTCCGATTTTTAGCCTGATGTTCCTGTTTCCCGAGGCCGTTATAAACTTCTTCTTTGGGGCCAAATATGTTCCAGCGGCTTCGGCGCTTCAAATTCTTGCCTTGGGCTTCATGTTCCACACGTTTTTAGGATTGAATGGGTTGAGTTTGGTTGTGATTGGGGAAAGCGGGTTCATTCTGATTTCAACCCTTGTTTCGGCTACATTCAATATAATTCTAAATGTAATGCTAATCCCGGTCTATGGTATGGAAGGGGCAGCGATGGCCACTGCTGCATCATACTTCCTTGGAAACGTTCTAAGCTCCGCCAAGCTGTACAAGGAGACAAGAATCCATCCCTTCAGCTGGAATTATGTTAAGCCTTTGGTTATCAGTTTTGTACTGCTTGGGGTTATCAAGGGGCTCAACTTGAGGGTGGCGAGCATATGGTACGCAGTTCCTGTTTTGGTTGTATTCCTTGGAGTCTACGCCCTCCTCGTGCTCCTGAGCAGGAGCATTGATAAGGAGGACGTTGAGCTACTGCTGGCAGTGGAGAAAAAGCTGGGAGTTGATTTAGGAATAATAAAAAGGGTTTTGAGGAGGTTTGTTTAG
- a CDS encoding sulfite exporter TauE/SafE family protein, translated as MLAHILLGFVVGFLVGLTGMGGGALMTPALIFLGFEPLTAVGTDLLYATVTRAFGVFFHGKRGHVRKDIAFRLLIGSVPAVLIGGYAVRHIPREILNHYLTLLLGLILIITATLGLLKGEIKVPVKPRRAYIYLLGFIVGLTVQFTSVGAGVIISFTLMNIARINPKQVVGTTILYGLTLSTISFLSYASMGSVDYALAGTLIAGTIPGVYLGTHVNANISKERLKKVINFIILFIGLFTLLD; from the coding sequence ATGCTAGCCCATATTCTTCTCGGCTTCGTAGTGGGGTTTTTGGTGGGACTTACTGGGATGGGTGGAGGAGCCTTGATGACTCCAGCGTTGATATTCTTAGGTTTTGAGCCACTAACCGCGGTAGGAACCGATTTGTTGTACGCAACCGTCACGAGAGCCTTTGGAGTTTTCTTCCACGGGAAGAGGGGTCACGTGAGGAAGGACATAGCGTTCCGGCTTTTAATTGGGAGCGTTCCAGCGGTTCTCATAGGGGGTTATGCGGTAAGGCACATCCCAAGGGAAATCCTAAATCACTACCTTACACTCCTTCTGGGACTAATTCTGATCATCACGGCAACGCTGGGCCTTCTGAAGGGTGAAATAAAGGTTCCAGTGAAGCCTAGGCGGGCATACATTTATCTTCTTGGCTTCATCGTAGGTTTAACCGTCCAGTTCACCTCGGTCGGGGCTGGCGTTATAATCAGCTTCACCCTGATGAACATTGCGCGGATTAATCCCAAGCAGGTAGTTGGGACGACGATTCTCTACGGTTTGACCTTATCTACCATAAGCTTCCTGAGCTATGCAAGTATGGGAAGCGTTGATTATGCTCTGGCGGGAACATTAATAGCTGGAACCATTCCGGGGGTTTACCTTGGAACGCACGTTAACGCCAATATTAGTAAGGAAAGGTTGAAGAAGGTTATAAACTTCATTATCTTATTCATCGGCCTGTTCACGCTTTTAGACTGA
- a CDS encoding acyltransferase, with protein sequence MNRIRELQKKYQDYDRRLARIRKKLEEKGVFIHPNALVESENIGEGTRIWAFAHILPRAKIGKNCNVCDHVFIENDVIVGDNVTIKSGVQLWDGVRIENNVFIGPNATFTNDLRPRSKVYPPEFVKTYVKEGASIGANATIVCGVTIGKWAMVGAGAVVTKDVPDYALVYGVPAKIKGWVCECGRNLEFNEERYAKCVCGKEYRKTKDNDGNEKVVRIK encoded by the coding sequence ATGAATCGGATAAGAGAGTTGCAGAAAAAATATCAGGACTACGACAGGCGTTTAGCCAGAATAAGGAAAAAACTAGAAGAAAAAGGAGTTTTTATTCACCCAAATGCACTTGTTGAGAGTGAAAACATTGGAGAAGGGACAAGAATTTGGGCATTTGCTCATATTCTTCCAAGAGCAAAAATTGGTAAGAATTGCAATGTCTGTGACCATGTATTTATAGAGAATGATGTGATAGTTGGTGATAATGTCACTATAAAAAGTGGTGTCCAATTGTGGGATGGCGTGAGAATAGAGAATAACGTATTCATTGGGCCCAATGCCACCTTTACCAATGACTTACGGCCGAGGAGCAAGGTATATCCCCCAGAGTTCGTCAAAACCTATGTGAAAGAAGGTGCAAGCATTGGAGCAAATGCGACGATAGTTTGTGGCGTGACCATTGGGAAATGGGCAATGGTTGGTGCTGGAGCAGTTGTTACCAAAGATGTTCCAGATTATGCTCTAGTCTACGGTGTTCCGGCAAAAATAAAAGGATGGGTTTGTGAATGTGGTAGGAATCTGGAGTTTAATGAAGAGAGATATGCAAAATGTGTTTGTGGAAAGGAATATAGAAAAACCAAAGACAATGACGGGAATGAGAAAGTGGTGAGGATAAAATGA
- a CDS encoding DegT/DnrJ/EryC1/StrS family aminotransferase, whose protein sequence is MIPFVDLKREYHEIKEEIDSAIQRVLESGWFILGEELRKFEEEFAKYLGVKHVIGVNSGSDALYLAVKALGIGPGDEVITVSHTFISTVDAIVRNGAKPVFVDIDPETYTIDVNQIEKAITERTKAIIPVHIYGHPADMDPIMRIAEEYGLYVIEDASQAHGAEYKGRKVGSIGHVACFSFYPTKNLGAYGDAGAIVTNDYELAEKLRMMRNYGSLKKYYHEFIGVNSRLDEIQATILRVKLRHLDEWNDRRRRIAKIYNELLEDSEVIVPVEKEWAKHVYHLYVIRHKDRDKLQQHLLKNGIKTQIHYPVPVHLQKAYLDLGIRMKLPVTERISLEILSLPIYPWLKEKEIVKTCSLICNYDKR, encoded by the coding sequence ATGATACCTTTTGTCGATTTAAAAAGAGAATACCATGAAATCAAAGAGGAAATAGACAGTGCAATTCAAAGGGTTCTCGAAAGTGGCTGGTTTATTTTAGGAGAGGAACTAAGAAAGTTTGAGGAGGAATTTGCAAAGTATTTAGGGGTTAAGCATGTTATAGGTGTAAACTCTGGTTCTGATGCTCTCTATTTAGCTGTGAAAGCCCTCGGGATTGGCCCCGGCGACGAAGTGATTACTGTGTCTCACACGTTTATTTCCACAGTAGATGCAATAGTTAGAAACGGTGCCAAGCCAGTATTCGTGGATATAGACCCCGAGACTTATACAATAGATGTGAATCAGATTGAAAAAGCTATCACAGAGAGAACAAAAGCTATTATCCCGGTTCATATTTACGGTCATCCCGCGGATATGGACCCCATAATGAGAATAGCGGAGGAGTACGGGTTATATGTAATAGAAGATGCCAGCCAAGCTCACGGGGCTGAATATAAAGGAAGAAAAGTTGGTAGTATAGGGCACGTAGCTTGTTTTAGTTTCTACCCAACAAAAAATCTCGGGGCTTATGGTGATGCTGGTGCAATAGTTACAAATGATTATGAGCTTGCTGAGAAATTAAGGATGATGAGAAACTATGGTTCACTTAAAAAGTATTATCATGAATTCATTGGAGTTAATAGTAGACTCGACGAAATTCAAGCTACAATTCTCAGGGTAAAACTGAGACATCTCGATGAATGGAACGATAGAAGGAGAAGGATAGCTAAGATTTATAATGAGCTATTAGAAGATTCTGAAGTTATTGTTCCTGTTGAAAAAGAGTGGGCAAAGCATGTTTATCATCTTTATGTGATCCGACATAAAGACAGAGACAAACTCCAGCAACACCTCTTAAAAAATGGAATAAAAACCCAGATACATTATCCTGTTCCAGTTCATCTCCAAAAAGCTTACCTTGATCTTGGAATTAGAATGAAGCTACCCGTTACGGAGAGGATTAGCCTAGAGATTTTATCTTTGCCCATATATCCATGGTTAAAAGAAAAGGAGATTGTAAAGACATGCTCCTTGATCTGTAATTATGATAAAAGGTGA